Genomic segment of Bacteroidota bacterium:
AAAAATGCCATTAAAATTTCAAAAATTTAGCAAGGATTTTCATTTCTGATCAGATTTAGATTTTTTTTAGATTTTTTTGTAATTTCGAGTCAAACTAAATTTGTAACATTTGAGAAAAGTGGTGTTTTCTTAGTGGCACTAATTATAGGATGAAAGTTATTTTCCAGCACCTCAAAAAAAGATTTAGCCTAAATGAAATCAATTGTAATCATTTTTCCTTTACTATTTAATACCATATCAATTTTTGTCCAAGCAGGAAACTAATTTTGGGAAGATAATTTTAATGATGAATATTACGGCTTAAAATGCCTTCAATTTTTCAACAATTTCTGAAAAACTCAAAAAGCAGGACCTCATATTCTCAATATCGAAATTCTTAGAAAAATCTTCAATATCGTTTCCAAATTTAATAAGTACATTAAGTTGGTGATCGTTGCCAAGGCTTAATACTTTTTTACCAAAATCTTTAATATTTCTGGTAGGCAATTTCACTCTTATTTCTTCCCATTCAGGAATAAATTCACTTTCAATTTCAGCAATTATTTCTGGCAACTTTTCAGCTATCTGAGGTGGAATTTCCAAAGTATCATCAGTTTCAGCCTGAATATTTTCTTCCACAAGCTCATATTCAATAAATTGTGCCATCTTCTCGAACAATTCGTTCATTTGAATTGGTTTTCTAAGAAAATCGTCAAATCCGGCTTTGGTAATCATATCAATGTCCTGAGTAAGAACCGAAGCTGTAATTGCAATTACTGGAATATTCTTTAATGTATCGTCGGATTTTAGAATTTTTATAGCCTCAAAACCATCCATTACCGGCATTTTTATATCCATTAAAATTATGTCCGGCATATTTGCTCTGGTGCTGTCAATAGCTGTTTTACCATCCACAGCTTCAAATAGTTGTGCATCTGCATTCGACAACATTTCGTTAAGCAATTTTCGGTTGGTTTCGGTATCGTCTGCAATCAGGATATTTTTGTTTTCGAATTTTATACTAGCAAAATTCATTATACTTTTTTCCAAACTACCTTGATTATCAGAAGATTCGACCGACACATTACGCAGAATAAAACTAAAAGTACTTCCCTCTTGATTGATGCTTGAAACAGAAATTCTACCATTCATCATTTCAACAAAACGTTTGGTAATTGAAAGTCCTAATCCTGTTCCGCCATATTTGCGTGTGCTTTGTCCTTCAACTTGTTTGAAAGCTTCAAAAATTTTATTTTGCTGATCGGGTGGAATTCCAATTCCTGTATCTTCAACAGCAATTTTCAGGTCGATAGTGTTACCATTTTCATTGTCATAATTCTGATTTTCAACCTTATCAGCAATAATTTTTATATGACCATTCTCGGTAAATTTCACTGCATTACCGATTAAATTTAATAAAATCTGACGGGTTCTTACTTCGTCGAGAGAAACAAAAGTTGGCAATTTTTTATCAAGCTCAATAAAAAAATCTAATCCTTTTTCATTCAATTTTATTGAAAAAATATTTCTTACATCGTTGAAGAGCGAACTCAAATTTACTGCTTCGAATTTTAATTCCAATTTACCGGCTTCAATTTTTGAAAGGTCAAGGATATCGTTAATCAAAGTGATAAGGGTTTTCCCTGATGATTTTATTGAATTTAAGTAAACCCGCAATTTTTCATCCTTAATGTGAAAATCCAAAAGGTCGGTAAAACCAATTACTGCATTCATTGGTGTCCGAATTTCGTGGCTCATATTTGCAAGAAATTCGCTTTTACTCTTCGCTGCTTGTTCTGCAGCATTTTTTTCAATTTTTAGGATTTCGGCTTTTTTCCTTTCGGTAATATCTTCGATAACTCCCTCGAAATAAAGAAGTTTCCCTTCCTCATCGAAAACCGGATGCTCACTCAACGAGAGATTAATTAATTCATTATTATTTTTGTTTCCTATGGTTTCAATTGATTTTAGCTCTCCTTTGTCTTCTAATATTTTAGCTATTTCGCTGTGAAATTTTGCATCAATATATGATTTTTTTCCAATCTTGTTCATTTCTGTCATGCAAAATTCTGGTTCATCGTAGCCAAATATTTGTGCAAATGCCTGATTAACAATCATTAATTCTCCTTCAGCATTGGTTTGATAAATTCCTTCAGAGGCATTATCGAAAATACTTTTATACTTTTTCTCCGATTTTTTTCTCTCATCAATTTCATCGCCCAATTGTTCGTTCACTTGCTTGATATTAAGCATAATATCGTAAGTTCGCAGGCTTGCAACTACTATCGTAAATATTTTATCAGCAGTAAGTTCCGTTTTTGTTTTATAATCGTTTATGTCGTAATCGACTATCACTTTTTTCTCGGGAGCTTCGCCGGGTTGGCCTGTCCGTAGCACAATCCGAACATAATCGTTCTCAATTTCTTTGCGAATATATTTAACCAAATTTAGTCCGGCCTGACTGGTTTCCATAACAACATCGAGCAAAATCAAGGCTATATCTTTGTGCTTGGCTAACAACTCTTTTGCTTCTTGTGCAGAATAAGCATCAAGAATTACAAGTTTTTTATTATTAAAAACAAAATCATCAAGTGTCAATTTCGTTACAGCATGAACTCCTTCATCGTCATCAACAATTAGAATCTTCCAATATTTCGATTTCGTATCAAGAGTTCCCAAAGGAATTTCAGTTGCTTCAATGTCATCGGAAATTTCCGGTTCTTCTTCAAAACTCAAATCATCTTCTTGATTTTCTCCATCGAACAAATCATCGGAGGCATCCGATTCAAAACTTAATTCCTCATTTTCTTCTGAATTATCACTATATATATTTTCTATGTCGCCCATATTTCAATAAGTAGTTTTTTTCAATAATTTCAACAAATAACCAATTCTTCCATTTTTCAGCCTGCAAAATATTACTATTATTTCAATTAGAGAAATCTGATTTTTTAATCGTTTAAATACCTTTGATACAAAGAATAGTTTTCGTCATCAAAAACTGCAAATATTACTTTTTCAATCTTATCGCTGTTCTTGAGAAAATTTTTAACAGTTGAAATAGCAAGCTGTGCAGCTTTTTCTTTAGGAAATTTGTAAACTCCGGTGCTGATATTCGGAAATGCAATTGTCGAGATTTCGTTTTCTTCTGCAATAGCAAGACTGTTTTTATAGCAGTTTGCCAATTGTTCTGTTTCATTGTTTTTCCCACCATACCAAACAGGTCCAACTGTATGAACAACGAATTTTGCCGGAATATTATATCCTTTAGTTAGTTTTGCTTCGCCCGTATGACAGCCATTTAAAGTTTTACATTCATCTAAAAGTTCTTTTCCTGCTGCTCGGTGAATTGCACCATCCACTCCCCCACCGCCCAAAAGCGATGTATTTGCAGCATTCACAATAGCATCAACTTTAAGTTTTGTTATATCTCCTCCAAAAAGTTCAATTTTTTTCATAAACTTAATTTTAAAATCTTCTACTCAAAACAATTTCATAATTCTAACAAAAATAAAGCAAATTTTTTTGCATTGATTTATTAAATTCCAAGCAACAAATCAGTGTATGATAATAAATTGTAATATGCTAAACTAAAACAAAATAAATAATCTAAACGCAAAGGTCGCTATGTAAATAGCAATGTTTCGCAAAGAAAACATATTCAATAACTTAGCGTTTTTTGCGATTAAAATAAATTCCACAACAATCCTAAATTCAACAATTTAAACACACTGAATAGTTACAATTCCGAATATTAGAAATATGCAATTTTCAAAATCACAAATTAGAAAAAAAACATAAATTTGCCAAAAATCAATAATTTGAAATTGTTAGAATACATAAATTTTTGGGACACAAAACTATTTCTTGTCTTAAATAGTTTTCATTCGCCTTTGTGGGATGATATAATGTGGTGGATTAGTGCTACATACACTTGGATTCCTTTATACTTATTTGTTTTGTTTTTTATCTTTAAAGAAAAAAAATGGAAAGGATTCTTTACACTATTTGCTTTGATTTTGATGATAGTTTTGGCAGATCAAATATCGGTTCATCTTTTCAAAGAAGTTTTCGAACGCTTGCGTCCGTGTCATAATCCTGATATTTCGGAAATAGTACATATCGTAAAAAACAAATGTGGTGGGAAATATGGTTTTGTTTCTTCTCATGCAGCAAACACATTTTCGTTTGCTTTATTCTCAGCTATTTTTTTTCGTAAACTTTATTATACTATTCTAATAATA
This window contains:
- a CDS encoding O-acetyl-ADP-ribose deacetylase produces the protein MKKIELFGGDITKLKVDAIVNAANTSLLGGGGVDGAIHRAAGKELLDECKTLNGCHTGEAKLTKGYNIPAKFVVHTVGPVWYGGKNNETEQLANCYKNSLAIAEENEISTIAFPNISTGVYKFPKEKAAQLAISTVKNFLKNSDKIEKVIFAVFDDENYSLYQRYLND
- a CDS encoding phosphatase PAP2 family protein, which gives rise to MKLLEYINFWDTKLFLVLNSFHSPLWDDIMWWISATYTWIPLYLFVLFFIFKEKKWKGFFTLFALILMIVLADQISVHLFKEVFERLRPCHNPDISEIVHIVKNKCGGKYGFVSSHAANTFSFALFSAIFFRKLYYTILIIAWASIVSYSRIYLGVHYPGDVVGGAILGLLLGFLVFYIYNFFERKWINQLSIEN
- a CDS encoding response regulator; the protein is MGDIENIYSDNSEENEELSFESDASDDLFDGENQEDDLSFEEEPEISDDIEATEIPLGTLDTKSKYWKILIVDDDEGVHAVTKLTLDDFVFNNKKLVILDAYSAQEAKELLAKHKDIALILLDVVMETSQAGLNLVKYIRKEIENDYVRIVLRTGQPGEAPEKKVIVDYDINDYKTKTELTADKIFTIVVASLRTYDIMLNIKQVNEQLGDEIDERKKSEKKYKSIFDNASEGIYQTNAEGELMIVNQAFAQIFGYDEPEFCMTEMNKIGKKSYIDAKFHSEIAKILEDKGELKSIETIGNKNNNELINLSLSEHPVFDEEGKLLYFEGVIEDITERKKAEILKIEKNAAEQAAKSKSEFLANMSHEIRTPMNAVIGFTDLLDFHIKDEKLRVYLNSIKSSGKTLITLINDILDLSKIEAGKLELKFEAVNLSSLFNDVRNIFSIKLNEKGLDFFIELDKKLPTFVSLDEVRTRQILLNLIGNAVKFTENGHIKIIADKVENQNYDNENGNTIDLKIAVEDTGIGIPPDQQNKIFEAFKQVEGQSTRKYGGTGLGLSITKRFVEMMNGRISVSSINQEGSTFSFILRNVSVESSDNQGSLEKSIMNFASIKFENKNILIADDTETNRKLLNEMLSNADAQLFEAVDGKTAIDSTRANMPDIILMDIKMPVMDGFEAIKILKSDDTLKNIPVIAITASVLTQDIDMITKAGFDDFLRKPIQMNELFEKMAQFIEYELVEENIQAETDDTLEIPPQIAEKLPEIIAEIESEFIPEWEEIRVKLPTRNIKDFGKKVLSLGNDHQLNVLIKFGNDIEDFSKNFDIENMRSCFLSFSEIVEKLKAF